A window from Gallaecimonas xiamenensis 3-C-1 encodes these proteins:
- the dnaG gene encoding DNA primase gives MAGTIPRDFIDDLLARTDIVELVSSRVKLKKTGKNYSACCPFHSEKTPSFSVSPQKQFYYCFGCGAKGDAIKFVEEFDRIGFAEAVEELAALHGMEVPREQGHQRNPKAQERREDAYALMQDIQRHYYQNLKGHPAAVDYLKGRGLSGDIVKQFGIGFVPDEWDSVLKVFGTSFERQQLLMDTGMLVQNEKGRRYDRFRDRIMFPIRDRRGRTIAFGGRVLGDGTPKYLNSPETRIYHKGSELYGLYEARQANRELERLVVVEGYMDVVALFQAGISYAVASLGTSTTSDQLELLFRSAPEVICCYDGDRAGREAAWRAMENALPLLRDGRTLKFIFLADGEDPDSMVRKEGKDAFETALAGALPLSQFLFQELEKSIDMGSPDSRSRLAEKAVPLLDRLPDSVYRVMLRESLAKRLGVAEEQLERFVAKAPAKAQVAQFKGKAGRPPLMRLTIAILVQHPALVTELPDMDFRALRLPGADVLDEAVRAIQSGSTPTTGQLLRRLENSQHAPIFTKLAELDLSAVEDNLAPELVGAVERLLNESLEIRYQELVAKQDRKQATEEEIQELMALISAKAGTD, from the coding sequence ATGGCTGGAACCATTCCCCGTGATTTCATCGACGATCTGTTGGCTCGCACCGACATCGTTGAGCTGGTCAGCAGTCGCGTCAAACTGAAAAAAACCGGCAAAAACTACAGCGCCTGCTGCCCTTTTCACAGTGAAAAGACCCCGTCTTTTTCGGTTAGCCCGCAAAAGCAGTTCTATTACTGCTTTGGCTGCGGCGCCAAGGGCGACGCCATCAAGTTTGTCGAAGAGTTTGACCGCATCGGCTTTGCCGAGGCCGTGGAAGAGCTGGCCGCCCTGCACGGCATGGAAGTGCCCCGTGAACAGGGCCACCAGCGCAACCCCAAAGCCCAGGAACGCCGCGAAGACGCCTATGCCCTGATGCAGGACATACAGCGCCACTATTACCAGAATCTCAAGGGCCACCCGGCTGCCGTGGACTACCTCAAGGGCCGTGGCCTGTCGGGAGATATCGTCAAGCAGTTCGGTATCGGCTTTGTGCCCGACGAATGGGACAGCGTCCTTAAGGTCTTCGGCACCAGTTTTGAGCGCCAGCAATTGCTGATGGACACCGGCATGTTGGTGCAGAACGAGAAAGGGCGCCGTTACGATCGCTTCCGCGACCGTATCATGTTTCCCATCCGCGACCGCCGGGGCCGCACCATCGCCTTTGGTGGCCGGGTGCTGGGAGACGGTACCCCCAAGTACCTTAACTCTCCCGAGACCCGCATCTACCACAAGGGCTCGGAGCTGTATGGCCTTTACGAGGCCCGCCAAGCCAACCGCGAATTGGAGCGGCTGGTGGTGGTAGAAGGTTACATGGACGTGGTGGCCCTGTTCCAGGCCGGTATCAGCTATGCGGTGGCAAGCCTTGGCACCTCCACCACCAGCGACCAGCTGGAACTGCTATTCCGCTCGGCCCCTGAAGTGATCTGCTGTTACGACGGCGACCGCGCCGGCCGGGAAGCGGCCTGGCGGGCCATGGAAAATGCCCTGCCGCTGCTGCGCGACGGCCGCACCTTGAAGTTTATCTTCCTGGCCGACGGCGAAGACCCGGATTCCATGGTGCGCAAGGAAGGTAAAGACGCCTTCGAAACAGCCTTGGCCGGCGCCCTGCCCTTGTCCCAGTTCCTGTTCCAGGAGTTGGAAAAGAGCATCGATATGGGTAGCCCTGACAGCCGCTCGCGCCTGGCCGAAAAGGCGGTGCCGCTACTGGACAGGTTACCAGACTCGGTTTACCGGGTGATGCTGCGGGAAAGCCTGGCCAAGCGCCTTGGGGTAGCGGAGGAACAACTGGAACGTTTTGTGGCCAAAGCCCCGGCCAAGGCACAAGTGGCCCAGTTCAAGGGCAAAGCTGGGCGCCCACCACTGATGCGGTTGACCATCGCCATCTTGGTGCAACACCCGGCCCTGGTTACAGAACTACCTGATATGGATTTTCGTGCATTGCGGCTGCCTGGGGCGGACGTACTGGACGAAGCGGTGCGGGCAATACAAAGCGGCAGCACACCCACCACGGGACAATTGCTGCGCAGGCTTGAAAATAGCCAACATGCCCCCATCTTTACCAAGCTGGCAGAACTTGATCTTTCTGCTGTTGAAGACAATCTGGCCCCGGAACTGGTTGGCGCCGTCGAGCGCCTATTAAACGAATCGCTTGAGATTCGCTATCAAGAGCTTGTTGCCAAGCAAGACAGGAAACAGGCTACAGAAGAAGAAATTCAAGAACTTATGGCGTTGATCTCGGCCAAGGCCGGGACTGACTGA
- a CDS encoding GatB/YqeY domain-containing protein: MSLKEQLTDAQKDAMRAKDKLRLGTLRLTLSAIKQVEVDERRELSDDDVIAIITKMIKQRRDSISQYENAGRQELADAEAAEIVVLQDFLPKQLSGDEIAALIEQAITATGAAGPADMGKVMGWLKPKLQGRAEIGPISGQVKAKLSA, translated from the coding sequence ATGAGTCTCAAAGAGCAACTCACCGACGCGCAAAAAGATGCCATGCGTGCCAAGGACAAACTGCGCCTTGGCACGTTGCGCCTTACCCTCTCTGCCATCAAGCAGGTTGAGGTTGATGAGCGCCGCGAACTCTCTGACGACGACGTTATTGCCATCATCACCAAGATGATCAAGCAACGTCGCGACTCCATCTCGCAGTATGAGAACGCTGGCCGCCAAGAGCTGGCCGACGCGGAAGCCGCAGAGATCGTCGTACTTCAGGACTTCCTGCCCAAACAGCTTAGCGGCGATGAAATCGCTGCGCTGATCGAGCAGGCCATCACCGCTACCGGTGCTGCTGGCCCTGCCGATATGGGCAAGGTCATGGGCTGGCTGAAGCCCAAGCTGCAAGGCCGTGCCGAAATTGGCCCCATCAGTGGCCAGGTGAAGGCTAAATTAAGCGCCTGA
- the rpsU gene encoding 30S ribosomal protein S21 codes for MPVIKVRENEPFDVALRRFKRSCEKAGVLAECRKREFYEKPTTERKRKKAAAVKRHAKKLARENARRVRLY; via the coding sequence ATGCCGGTAATTAAAGTACGTGAGAACGAACCTTTTGACGTAGCTCTGCGTCGTTTCAAGCGCTCCTGCGAGAAAGCAGGCGTTCTGGCCGAGTGCCGCAAGCGCGAATTCTACGAGAAGCCCACCACTGAGCGTAAGCGCAAGAAAGCTGCTGCTGTTAAGCGTCACGCCAAGAAGCTGGCTCGCGAAAACGCCCGTCGCGTTCGTCTGTACTAA